The DNA region CCCAAAGATTTCCTTCCATTGCAGTTTCCTATGGAAACTAAACGCAAGGACAGGTGAAATCTAGGCATGTGGGACAAGTCGAAAACTAATCGCAGAGACAAGTAGCAAAACTAGGGGGTAAGCTTCGGCGCCGCGGCCTGCCGGCGGGCAGGGATTTCGCCCGCTTCGCAGCGAGGCGAGCCGAAGAAACCAAAGATACTATGGTCGTAAGACCATAGAGCTTCATTCAGCCACAAGCCTTACCACGCTTAAACGTTTAAGAAGAGACCCTTTTTTTGAGCCTTCACCTAACGAAAGATCTGAAACTACCACACGATTAATAACTCTAACTGCTTCAGAAGAAGATCCTTCCTCATGATAGCCATATATTCCGTGAATCACATAAGGGATATTATCAATCACGCCTAAAAACAGCATTACATGGCCATTCAGATACAGTATTGTTGCCCCGCCGACGGCTTTCTTATCTAAAATTTCTATTTTTTCAGCATAACTTGTTTTTTTATTAAATTTTTCCAGCAATTTTCCAACCCATGACTGTTCTAAAGAATTTTTCGGCATATATATGCCTATGGTCATAAAAATTTGCTGAATAAAACCTGAACAATCCTGCTCCCCGTTCATACCCCCCCAACCATAAGGCATATCAAGCATTTCAAAAGACTGCTGGATAACATTTCTTGGCGTATAAGAAAAATATCCTTCGTTTATTTCGTTTTCTTTTATATATCCTTCGCCAAATACCACTTTTCCATCTTCGTTTCTAAATGGAATTATAACCGGGACTACTTTAATGGAAGTTTTTTTGCCCATCGGAAGGCGCGTCCCCATCCTTACGTAATCATAATATTCAGTCAGCGTATTTTTCAAAAAAATAGAGGCTTTTGTTTTGGAAATTACCGCAAAAGGCTGGCCATTAACATATTGTTTCATCTGTTCGCGGCTTGAGAGAGCTATATTTTCAATTTCCGTCCATCCGGAACTTGACGGCCCATCCACATATATCCATTGAGAGTCAGCGCTTTTGTGCAAAATCGCTACAGGGGTTCCGACATCAAGAGAATTATTTTGAAGGACATCAAAATCAAAATCGTCCTTTTTTGAATAAAACTCCTCCCGTGTAGGTAAAAGTCTTTGATGAGCGTAGCGAGAAACTAATCCGAACGAAACATTTACATTTTCCTGAATATTTTTCAAGCTGATATTATCTTCAATATCTTTAAGTAATTTTTTATCTATTTTTTCATTGGATTTAGCGTAATATTTCCTTCGCTTGAATCTT from Elusimicrobiota bacterium includes:
- a CDS encoding SH3 domain-containing protein; translation: MKRYSKNIFSITGIALLTCLFWWGCAGRKNMRYPGPSLMPNTERNMKVAAFWISLLPDPDKVILDSQGIGKFNKTIKNELKLLNDIENYPSVISSAKFKGEITKTLKRFKRRKYYAKSNEKIDKKLLKDIEDNISLKNIQENVNVSFGLVSRYAHQRLLPTREEFYSKKDDFDFDVLQNNSLDVGTPVAILHKSADSQWIYVDGPSSSGWTEIENIALSSREQMKQYVNGQPFAVISKTKASIFLKNTLTEYYDYVRMGTRLPMGKKTSIKVVPVIIPFRNEDGKVVFGEGYIKENEINEGYFSYTPRNVIQQSFEMLDMPYGWGGMNGEQDCSGFIQQIFMTIGIYMPKNSLEQSWVGKLLEKFNKKTSYAEKIEILDKKAVGGATILYLNGHVMLFLGVIDNIPYVIHGIYGYHEEGSSSEAVRVINRVVVSDLSLGEGSKKGSLLKRLSVVRLVAE